The DNA segment CAATATTTAAATCAGGCCGAAGCGCCAGTAACTGGGCTTTGCGCCTGTTGGATGAAGTTCCAACCATAGCCCCCTTTTTCAGCGACAGCTTATGATTGATGCTGACACAATCTTTAAGGATCAGCAACAGCTCAGATGGGTCTTCCCTTTCAGTTACCGCAGCAATGGTTAAGCCTGCAGGATGTACCGTCGGTAAATCTTTATGGGAATGTACAGCAATATCGATGGTACCACCCAGAAGTTCTTCTTCCAGTTCTTTCGTAAAAAACCCCTTACCTTCAAGCTTGTCGAGCCTCAGATTTAAAATTTTGTCGCCCTGGGTTTTGATGATCTTCAGTTCAGCTTCAACACCGATAGCTGCTAATTTATCTTTAATGAAATTGGCTTGCCATAAAGCCAGGTCGCTACCTCTTGTACCTATAATAAGTCTTTTCACGTTGATGCTAATTTTTTGGCAAATTTAGCTATTCTTTACCAATATCTCCTTTGCCATAACCATTGGAACGCTGATGTATTTTTTTTCCATGTAATTCATCACTTTTTCCAATAATAACCTCGAATTTTCATCAAGCTTATCAATCTCATCAGCAAAAACACCATTGATAGCGGTATGCTTGATTTCCTTAATTTTCTGCGGAACGCAGCTCATCGCGATTTCAATTTTGCGTTGGCGCAATACCAGTTCAAAATCTTTGATGTTTTGTTCGATGATGTGTTCGGCATTCACCAGTTCATCATAGCGTTCCTGAATATTTTTTCGGGCAATCTCTTTCAGAGATTCAACCTCTATGTAGTGTATTGGGAAGTTTTTAACCACTTCAGCAGCGGTATCATTAGGAATGGCCAGGTCAACAATTACCTTTTTACCTGTATCACCATTCAGTAATTTTGTATAAATTTCCTCAGTAATGATCGGTTCGGTGGCACCTGTACAAGTGATGATGACATCAAATCCCTGTTTATAATCTTCAAGTGCTGTAAGTGGATAAGCTTTGCCATTTAGCTCTTTAGCCAGGGCTTCAGCATTTTTGAGGGTCCTGTTGAAAACAGAAAAGTTAGAATATTTGTGTTTTTTAAGGTATTGTGCCAGGAGTTTGTTGGTTTCACCTGCGCCAACAATAAGCAGGCGGGCCTCACTGGAACACATTTTAAGGTCCCGCAGCTTGCGGTAAGCAAGCGAAACGATAGAGACGGGATTCTTAGAAATATTGGTATGGGTATATACTTCTTTGGCTGTTTTGACCACCCGGTTCATGATCATTCGCATATAATCACCGGTAAATCCGGCTACACGACAAGCTTCATAAGCTTTGCGGATCTGTGCCAGGATCTCTTTCTCTCCGACAACCAGGCTTTCAAGGGAGCAGGAGGTCCGCAACAGGTGATTGAATGCATCAACCTGTTCATAAACTGATACGTTTTCAATAAACTGCTCCATATATTGTGCGGGCAGCCCCATGTCCAGTACCGTTAAAAACCGCAGTATGAAATCTTTATCTAAAATACTTGGAGAAGTAAATACGAATTCGACCCGGTTACACGTTCCTACATAGAATATTTCTTTAACACCTAACTCGGATTGAATGTTTCTCAACCTGTCGTCTAATGTCTGCTCACATATCACTAATTTACCTAAGGATTTTAAGTCAATCTGTTTATGCGTAAAAGCAATGATCTTTAAATATTCCAAAATTTATTATCCTGTTATTTTTAGCGAAACAAAAGTAATAAGACAAGGCTGTTCCACTGTCATTATGCTGTAATTAAGAGCTATTTAGAAAGATTTTAAATAAATAAGATAACTTAAACATCCGCATTTTAATTTTGTTATATGAGCTAAACACCATACATGTAGATAGATATGATCATAAAAGAGCTTTTTTCAATAAGTGGCGCAGCCCAAAAAACCATTTACGGCGATTGTACTTATGACGATAAAAACACAAATCAGGACACTATAATTTTTATCCATGGCTTTAAAGGCTTTAAAGACTGGGGGGCGCATAACCTCGTTGCTTCTTTTTTTGCCTCAAAAGGCTACAGATATGTCAAATTTAACCTGTCGCACAGTGGCGTTACCGCACAAAATCAATACGATGTAACGGACATGGAAACTTTTGCTGCCAATACGATCAGCAAAGAACTGACCGATGTTAATGCAGTAATTGATTATGTTGCGGCTACCTGGCCAACTGCTGCCATCAGTCTGATAGGGCACAGCAGGGGTGGTGGACTGGCCATTATACAGGCTGCAAAAGATACCCGCATCCATAAACTCATTACCTGGTCGGCCATTTCCGATTTCTCCAGTCTCTGGAAAAAAGAACAGGAAAAGGAATGGGCAGCAACCGGACAAATTTTTGTAGAGAATGCCAGGACAAAAGAAAAAATGCCATTAAACAACACCCTGCTTGATGATTTTAATCAAAACAAAGAAAAGGTCGACATCATAAGAGCAGCAAAAAAAATACATATCCCCTGGCTTATTCTTCATGGTGATGAAGATGTAAACGTGAAATTTAGTGTTGCCCAACAACTGGCACAAAAGCAGCTTAAGGCAAAAATACAAAAAATTCAAGGCGCAAACCATGTTTATGGGGCTTCCCATCCTTATGCTGCCAATCAGCTACCAATGCATTTGCAGGAAGTTGCAGAAAAGACCCTGGCCTTTATCAGTGCTTAGCTGGGATTTTCAATACAGCGTCTTTCTTTTTCACCATTACACTTACACGGTAAACCAAAAATATGCATAAAAGTATAAGTGCCGATACCACTATACCTAAAGTATCATAATGCTCCAGTGGACTACTCTTTGTTCTCTGTGTAACGATCAAACCAGCACATAACGCAGCAATACCACCGGCCATTTGTTGTATAGAAGCATTGACACTCATAAAAGCCCCCCTGTCATTTAGGTCAGGGATGCTCATCGTAAGTGTAGTTGCAGGAATCATCCTGCTCATCACCCCCATAAATAAGACCATATTGATCACGATAACCTGCCATAATGGAACCGGACTAAGGTTAGTGTATACCAGAATCATTACCACTGCAAGCAATGACCCACCAGTAAACACCATAAACTTGTCTACTTTATCACTTAATTTTCCAATTAATGGCATTACAACAACAGCAGCCAGGCCGGTAAACATAAATACCAATGGCAGTTGCGCTTCAGTAATGTTGATGTTATTGATCAGATAAGCACTTCCAAATGGCATTAACATAAAACCACCAACACCCATAAATGCAGTTGCAATAAATCCTGTCTGATAGGAACGGTTAGAAACCGCATGCCACAAATGCAGGAAGGCGCTTTTGTCTGATTGTATGGCCAGATGCTTGTCAATTGGTTTTATCTTGATCAGAATTGCAATTGCGATCATTATTGCCAATATCACAATCATCAGAAATGAAGAATGCCAGCCCCATATATTGGCAAAATACAAACCAATGGGTATACCCAGTACCTGGCTTGCAGCGAAACCCATCTGCACAACCCCCATCACTCTGCCACGTTGGTGAACGGCAAAAATATCTGTAATGATTGTCATAGAGATGGCGCCGATTACACCACCAAATAAACCGGTTACAATCCTTGCACCAAGTAGCATCTCGTAATTGGTGGCAAGTGCACAACACAAGGTTCCTATAATAAAACCGCTGTAAAAAAACAGCAGCAACTTTTTACGGTCAAATTTATCGGCAAAACCGGCAGCCATAATTCCTGAAGCACCTGCACTAAAAGCATAGGAAGAGACGACCAATCCAAAACCTTTAGGGCTTATGGATAACGATTTCATTAAAAAGTCGCCAAGTGGCGCAAGTACCATAAAGTCCAGTACAATTGTAAACTGCAGTAAAGCCAGCAAGGCAATAACCAGCAGTTGGTAAGAACTAAAAGGCTCGGCTATATTTTTTTGAGGTTGTTGCATTGTTGATCAGTGTTAAACCAGTTTTTGTTTAAAATTAAGAGATGTGTTAAATAAGTTCTTCGCAATGGTAGCCATTTTGTGCAACCAGTTTAATCACTTCTTCGCGCTTAAGGGTAGGTGATACGATGCGCAGTACGCAGTCTATATCCTGCAAATCGACCGTCCATTGATCAATCTGGTATTCTTCCATGATCTTACCGATATAGCGTTTATCTCCTTCTGTACGTATATCCGTTTTAAAAAGCAAAATATGTTCAATATTGATGTCCATAATTGTAGTTTTAGTTCTCCGGCCTTTGCGGCCATTTATTTTTTTAAAGCTTTAATTACCAGCTCAAATGTTTTCCAAAGAATTTCATCTGTCAGCACAAATGGTTTTCCGCCTAAACTCTGCCCCTCATTATGGAACCTGATCAGGTTATACAAAGGCGCAAAAGCTATACTCCAATAAGTTTCAAAAGGCATTTGGTCAATTTCTCCCCTTTCAATGGAATTGTGCATAAACTTACCAAGAGGTTCTTTAAAGTTCTTCCCAAAAACTTCTAAAACCTTTAACTGGTAGGTAGAAGTACGCAGCTGTTCTATCATCTGTGCGGACCATGGGTTTTCAAACAAACATTTCGCCCTGTTTTTCCACTGCTGTTTTAATCCTTCTTCAAATGAACTCTCAGGGTCAAAGTTTTCGAGCATAATCGCACTCATCCGTTCTACTTCCTCTATACCTACCTTTAAGATCAGGTCGTCCTTGTCCTGATAATAAATGTATAAGGTTGCCACAGATATTTTGCAAGCCTTAGCAAGCTTATTCATTGTAAAACCCTCAAAACCAACCTCAACTAATAGCTCTATTGCTTTTTGTTTAACCAGTTCTACTTTATTTATATCCCTTGCACGCATAGTATTTTAATTGCGGCACAAATGTAAATGAATATTCATTCATTTATAAAATTTATTTTCACCTATTTGCAGATTTGGCTTTTTGTAGTTGCCTGCAATTCCTTGTTTTACATCACCGATTGCTATGATCACAGACAGCGAAGGCAACCGGATCGGACTTCAGGATGAAGAATAATTATGGTTTTGCAAGGAAATTAAACGATTATTTTTACACTTTTTGAACCCAATTTCCATCCTCCTTGATCAAATCGATCAAATCATCCAGTGCCCGGGCAGCATTTACATTCTTTTTCACCACTTCCTTACCGCGGTATAATGTTATTTTATCGGGTCCGGTCCCTACATAACCATAATCTGCATCTGCCATTTCACCAGGACCATTTACGATACAGCCCATAATGCCAATCTTGATACCCTTTAAATGGTCAGTACGGGAACGGATCAACTGCGTGGTTTCCTGTAAATCGAACAACGTCCTTCCGCAGCTTGGACATGAAATGTATTCTGTTTTAGAGATACGGGTACGTGTGGCCTGCAAAATTCCGAAACTGGTAGCATTAATTAAAGACAAACCCAGCAAAGCATCAGCATCAATCCACACCCCGTCCCCCATTCCGTCCGTTAACAATGCACCCATGTCCGTTGCAGCATATAACATCAGGTCATCGGTATTAACAGCAGTATAACTGCGTTTAATGATAACCGGTATCTGCAGCCCTTTTTCTATCAGCGCATTGAAAAATGCCCGTTGAGCAGCCACTCCATTTAATGATGAAGTTTCCAATACGAGTACTACTTTATCTTTTAAAGCAGAAAGATCGGTCTGCAGCGCATTTTCAGCAGTAATTTTAACCAGGTTTAATTGCTCATCATGAAGCTCCACTGACAGATATTCATCATAGGAAAGCAAAGGATGGCAGTTGTTTTTGTCCTTTAGGGAAAGCCAGGTACTGTAGTTATATACCTGCTTTAAGTTTCCGGGAAAAGAAAATGAGGGCAGTTGATCGCCCAGGTAAACTATATCACAGGCCTGATCGGCCATATTGTACTTATCCAGTCCGGCACTGTATTGATAACCCACAGCAGCCAGAAAGTAAGGATCCTTTAAATTTTCATGGCTAACATCCAGCATTACCGCCGGGTGAAAATGTCCCCCAATGTGCTGTACCGGAACTGTAACTCTTCTCTGGTATTCGAAAGGAGAGTAAGGAAGCTGCCCGGGAACAATGGTTTTTGTTTCACTGAACAGCATTTTTCCATACAGATCAAGGGCACGCTTTTCATATCTCATTGCCAGTGCTTTGGCAACAGGTGCCTCAAATTCAGGATCTTCAGTTAAAGAGACCCTGATCGTATCACCAAGACCATCTTCAAGTAAGGTACCAATGCCCACCGCCGATTTGATCCGTCCGTCTTCACCGTCACCGGCCTCCGTAACTCCCAGGTGCAAAGGATAATTCATACCTTCTTTTACCATAGTTTCTACCAACAGCCTGTAGGCCTGTACCATTACCTGGGTATTACTGGCTTTCATAGAAATGACCAGGTTGTAGTAGTTCAGGTCTTCGCACATACGGATGAACTCCATGGCCGATTCTACCATGCCACGGGGAGTATCTCCATAATGGCTCATGATGCGGTCGGAAAGTGAGCCATGGTTGGTGCCAATGCGCATGGCTGTACCATATTCTTTACAGATCTTTACTAAAGGTGTAAATTTCTTATAGATGCGATCCAGTTCAGCCTGATAAGCCTGATGGGTATATTCAATATTTTCAAAGCGTTTTTTATCGGCATAATTACCTGGGTTTACCCTTACCTTTTCTACTATCCGTGCTGCTGCTTCTGCTGCATTCGGGGTAAAATGTATATCAGCTACGAGGGGCACGTTATATCCCCTTAACCTCAGTTCCTTTTTAATATTGGCCAGGTTTTCTGCCTCTTTCATACTTGGGGCAGTAATCCGTACATATTCGCAACCGGAATTCACCATTCTGATGGTCTGCTCCACTGTGCCTATGGTATCCATGGTATCTGTAGTAGTCATAGACTGAATACGGATGGGGTTTAAACCACCCATTGGGACATCTCCTATGGCAACTTCACGTGTTAAAAACCTTGAATATAATACTGTATCTTCCATGACTATCAAAATCTGCTGCAAAGATAAAGATTAAATCATAACTGTACGCTAAGGATACCGCTTATATGAGCCTGTCCTTTATCACCAGAGTATCCGATACGATATCGTGAAAACACTGTAGTTTTTTATTCAGGAAACTATAAAGGTATCCAAAAAAGAAAGGGGCTGTTGACAATAATTTAGCCAGGTTGCGGGCATAAGCTCTGTTTAAGCTGATGCGATTACCATTTAAATCTGTCACCCTGATATTCATCAGGCGTTTTCCAAGTCCGGCCTGTTTTTCAGAAGCCTCGGTAATGCTGCCATAAAAGAATTTAGCAACCAGAATTAAAGGGCTTCCCGACAGGGCTATCATGATGCGCTGGGTTTTTTCTTCCACAAAAATAAAACTGACCAGGATCAGCAGCACGTATGCCGTGAATATAAAAAAATAATCAATTACACAGGCCAGCAGCCGCTGATCGAAAGCAGCAAAATACTGCGGTGCGGTTTGTTGATAGGTAAACCCAAGAAGCGCACGCAGTTCCGGGAACTCGTGCGCTTCTTTATAATCGTCCATACCCGGCTTTCTGATAAAAGTTCCGGTCTCAATGTGCAATATTTTTAACTGATCTAGCCTATACGGCCCCTCAGGCTTTCCATTGATGACTACAGTATATTCACTATCGTTGGGATCCACTTAATATCTTTTCACCTCAAAGCTACTCAATCCACCGTCAAGATTAATAAATATTTTATTAGTCGAAGCGCTATAATTCGAGGTTTCAAAAGTACCGTCAGCTTTTTTGGTAAAGCCGGTAAACGCCCTGGAAGAAAGTCCTGTCTTCGCTTTTATCCTGCAACCGGATGCCATAGGGATGTTTATTTTCACATCGGCAATCCCAGTTTTCACTTTCACATCGGTAATGGGTAAAGTATTTCCGAGTTTCACATCCAGCGCAGCGGCACCACCATCAAAACTAAATTCCCGTACTTTATAAGATGAGAGGTCGAAATCAACCTCTCCGGCTCCCATATTTACATGAATTTCCCAAACCGGCAGGGTATTTAACATTAAATCTACATTGTTACCTCCATCACCTACATTCCAGCTGCTGTTGCCCTTCATCTTAAAGGATAAAGTACGCACACTATCTGCAAATTCATTTTTTAAAGAGAACGCCCCACCTCTTCTCTGAACAGTAGCACTAATCAGACTATCTGTATGGCCTTTTAGATCGAAAGAGGTCCCGCCACCTGATATGTTCAGAACGGTTCTGGCAGGTACAGAATCGGTGTAGGGCTGACTGAAGGTCTGCTCCACAACATCTTCCATATCGCCATCACCACCGTCTATACGCTGTTCTGTCGATACACGTTTTTTATGGGCAGGTACTTCCTGACCCTTAAAAAAAAGCAGGACTAGGGTAATCAGCAAAACAATGATAGATACAATACTCCCGATCTGTGATTTATTTCTGTTAAAAAGGATGTTTACACCAGCGATGATAAGAAATATAGGCCAGAAACGCCACACACTCCACCAGTAAAAGTTAATTATCCCGAAATTTTCCAAAAGAAGCACTCCACCAATAAAAAGCAGAATGATACCCCACATTATTCTGTCCAGCTTCATAACTATATTTCCTTTTTTGTAAAATCAATACTACTTCCGGTGTTGCCTTCGGATGCATCTGGGTCTTCAGGTTGTACTGGATTTACATTTGCACCGGGCGCATCCGCTGTGTTTCCTGAATTTTCCTGGGGCTGCATATTTTGCTCTTTCCAGTTTTCCCAGGCATTTTTATTTTTGGCCCTGATGATAAAACTTGCACCTATCGCTACAAATACCAGGGGCCAGAGCTTAGTAAGCTGAAAATGAAAAGGGATCAAGTCAAACTCATCCATAAAAAAGTATACACCTATAACCAGCAAAAACAAACCTGCAACGGTACGTCCGGTTTCATTGTTATTTTTCTTGTAAGGTTTAAAATCACCAGATTTTTTCCATGACTCAAAACTTTCATTACCTACACCTGTATCATTTATACCTGAAGAAGTCCGGTTCTGAAAGGGCCCGGTATTTTCTGTTGTTTTCTTTTGCGGCTCAAACGGATTTGATGCCTGAAATGGGTTTTGCTGCCCCTTAAAAAACTCATTAAATTTTGAGAAGCGAGCTGCCGGATCATTATTTACCGGCACAACGATCCACATGATCACATAAACCAAAATTCCCGTACCCACTAAGAAGATAGTCGAAAGCACAAACAGTAATCTGATAATGGTCACATCCACCTCCATATACTCGGCAACACCAGATGATACGCCTGCAATTACCTTGTCGTGTTCATTTCTAAATAATCTCTTTTCCATGATAATTTCCCTCCTGTTGTTTTTAAAACTGTACCGGCTTCAAAACGATCTCATCAACATTTACACCTTTACTTAAGTTTAAAACAGTGTATAAGCTACTGGCAATGTCTTCTGGTAGTACAAAACGTTCAGCCGGGATTTTTGTTCCCTCCCAGGATGAAGTTAATGTAGAACCGGGTAATATCGCTGTCACTTTAACGTTGTGTTTTGATAATTCCTCTCTCAATACATCATTAAGACTAAGCAAGGCCGATTTAGTTACAGAATAACTGCCCCCATTTTCTACAACAGCTTTTGAGGCAATAGAGCAGATGTTAAAGATATGCCCTGAAGCTCGTTCCCGCATCATTTTACCAAAGTATTTGGACAAATAATAAGCAGCATTCAGGTTTAAATTTAACTGTATTTCCAGCCTGTCATCGGCTTCATCCAGCAAAAGCCCAGGTAAATATGTCCCTGCATTGTTTACTAAAACATCCACAGTACCAAATTGTTCGCGCACAGCATCGCAAAAGGCATATACATCAGCTTTAACACTGCAATCTGCTTTAACGGTGAGGATGCGCGCCCCTGTATGTTTCAGCTCTTCAGCAAATTTTTCCAGCTCCTGGCTGTTTCTTGAACATACGGCAAGGTTATATCCATGTTCTGCCAGTTTAAGCGCAATGGCTTTTCCAATACCCCTGGTGGCTCCGGTTATGATTGCATTCATTGTTATACTTGTTTGATCAGCCACAATATTACAAAAAACTGACATAGCCTAAAACTTAGCAACAAAAGATTTGTTAGAAAAATATCGGCTTGTGAAGGTTTCAACTTTTTATTGTTTCTTTGTATGAACATTGCGTAAA comes from the Pedobacter heparinus DSM 2366 genome and includes:
- the hemA gene encoding glutamyl-tRNA reductase; the protein is MEYLKIIAFTHKQIDLKSLGKLVICEQTLDDRLRNIQSELGVKEIFYVGTCNRVEFVFTSPSILDKDFILRFLTVLDMGLPAQYMEQFIENVSVYEQVDAFNHLLRTSCSLESLVVGEKEILAQIRKAYEACRVAGFTGDYMRMIMNRVVKTAKEVYTHTNISKNPVSIVSLAYRKLRDLKMCSSEARLLIVGAGETNKLLAQYLKKHKYSNFSVFNRTLKNAEALAKELNGKAYPLTALEDYKQGFDVIITCTGATEPIITEEIYTKLLNGDTGKKVIVDLAIPNDTAAEVVKNFPIHYIEVESLKEIARKNIQERYDELVNAEHIIEQNIKDFELVLRQRKIEIAMSCVPQKIKEIKHTAINGVFADEIDKLDENSRLLLEKVMNYMEKKYISVPMVMAKEILVKNS
- a CDS encoding alpha/beta hydrolase family protein — its product is MIIKELFSISGAAQKTIYGDCTYDDKNTNQDTIIFIHGFKGFKDWGAHNLVASFFASKGYRYVKFNLSHSGVTAQNQYDVTDMETFAANTISKELTDVNAVIDYVAATWPTAAISLIGHSRGGGLAIIQAAKDTRIHKLITWSAISDFSSLWKKEQEKEWAATGQIFVENARTKEKMPLNNTLLDDFNQNKEKVDIIRAAKKIHIPWLILHGDEDVNVKFSVAQQLAQKQLKAKIQKIQGANHVYGASHPYAANQLPMHLQEVAEKTLAFISA
- a CDS encoding MFS transporter → MQQPQKNIAEPFSSYQLLVIALLALLQFTIVLDFMVLAPLGDFLMKSLSISPKGFGLVVSSYAFSAGASGIMAAGFADKFDRKKLLLFFYSGFIIGTLCCALATNYEMLLGARIVTGLFGGVIGAISMTIITDIFAVHQRGRVMGVVQMGFAASQVLGIPIGLYFANIWGWHSSFLMIVILAIMIAIAILIKIKPIDKHLAIQSDKSAFLHLWHAVSNRSYQTGFIATAFMGVGGFMLMPFGSAYLINNINITEAQLPLVFMFTGLAAVVVMPLIGKLSDKVDKFMVFTGGSLLAVVMILVYTNLSPVPLWQVIVINMVLFMGVMSRMIPATTLTMSIPDLNDRGAFMSVNASIQQMAGGIAALCAGLIVTQRTKSSPLEHYDTLGIVVSALILLCIFLVYRVSVMVKKKDAVLKIPAKH
- a CDS encoding TetR/AcrR family transcriptional regulator; the encoded protein is MRARDINKVELVKQKAIELLVEVGFEGFTMNKLAKACKISVATLYIYYQDKDDLILKVGIEEVERMSAIMLENFDPESSFEEGLKQQWKNRAKCLFENPWSAQMIEQLRTSTYQLKVLEVFGKNFKEPLGKFMHNSIERGEIDQMPFETYWSIAFAPLYNLIRFHNEGQSLGGKPFVLTDEILWKTFELVIKALKK
- the ispG gene encoding (E)-4-hydroxy-3-methylbut-2-enyl-diphosphate synthase — encoded protein: MEDTVLYSRFLTREVAIGDVPMGGLNPIRIQSMTTTDTMDTIGTVEQTIRMVNSGCEYVRITAPSMKEAENLANIKKELRLRGYNVPLVADIHFTPNAAEAAARIVEKVRVNPGNYADKKRFENIEYTHQAYQAELDRIYKKFTPLVKICKEYGTAMRIGTNHGSLSDRIMSHYGDTPRGMVESAMEFIRMCEDLNYYNLVISMKASNTQVMVQAYRLLVETMVKEGMNYPLHLGVTEAGDGEDGRIKSAVGIGTLLEDGLGDTIRVSLTEDPEFEAPVAKALAMRYEKRALDLYGKMLFSETKTIVPGQLPYSPFEYQRRVTVPVQHIGGHFHPAVMLDVSHENLKDPYFLAAVGYQYSAGLDKYNMADQACDIVYLGDQLPSFSFPGNLKQVYNYSTWLSLKDKNNCHPLLSYDEYLSVELHDEQLNLVKITAENALQTDLSALKDKVVLVLETSSLNGVAAQRAFFNALIEKGLQIPVIIKRSYTAVNTDDLMLYAATDMGALLTDGMGDGVWIDADALLGLSLINATSFGILQATRTRISKTEYISCPSCGRTLFDLQETTQLIRSRTDHLKGIKIGIMGCIVNGPGEMADADYGYVGTGPDKITLYRGKEVVKKNVNAARALDDLIDLIKEDGNWVQKV
- a CDS encoding RDD family protein, whose protein sequence is MDPNDSEYTVVINGKPEGPYRLDQLKILHIETGTFIRKPGMDDYKEAHEFPELRALLGFTYQQTAPQYFAAFDQRLLACVIDYFFIFTAYVLLILVSFIFVEEKTQRIMIALSGSPLILVAKFFYGSITEASEKQAGLGKRLMNIRVTDLNGNRISLNRAYARNLAKLLSTAPFFFGYLYSFLNKKLQCFHDIVSDTLVIKDRLI
- a CDS encoding LiaF transmembrane domain-containing protein, yielding MKLDRIMWGIILLFIGGVLLLENFGIINFYWWSVWRFWPIFLIIAGVNILFNRNKSQIGSIVSIIVLLITLVLLFFKGQEVPAHKKRVSTEQRIDGGDGDMEDVVEQTFSQPYTDSVPARTVLNISGGGTSFDLKGHTDSLISATVQRRGGAFSLKNEFADSVRTLSFKMKGNSSWNVGDGGNNVDLMLNTLPVWEIHVNMGAGEVDFDLSSYKVREFSFDGGAAALDVKLGNTLPITDVKVKTGIADVKINIPMASGCRIKAKTGLSSRAFTGFTKKADGTFETSNYSASTNKIFINLDGGLSSFEVKRY
- a CDS encoding PspC domain-containing protein, with amino-acid sequence MEKRLFRNEHDKVIAGVSSGVAEYMEVDVTIIRLLFVLSTIFLVGTGILVYVIMWIVVPVNNDPAARFSKFNEFFKGQQNPFQASNPFEPQKKTTENTGPFQNRTSSGINDTGVGNESFESWKKSGDFKPYKKNNNETGRTVAGLFLLVIGVYFFMDEFDLIPFHFQLTKLWPLVFVAIGASFIIRAKNKNAWENWKEQNMQPQENSGNTADAPGANVNPVQPEDPDASEGNTGSSIDFTKKEI
- a CDS encoding SDR family oxidoreductase, giving the protein MNAIITGATRGIGKAIALKLAEHGYNLAVCSRNSQELEKFAEELKHTGARILTVKADCSVKADVYAFCDAVREQFGTVDVLVNNAGTYLPGLLLDEADDRLEIQLNLNLNAAYYLSKYFGKMMRERASGHIFNICSIASKAVVENGGSYSVTKSALLSLNDVLREELSKHNVKVTAILPGSTLTSSWEGTKIPAERFVLPEDIASSLYTVLNLSKGVNVDEIVLKPVQF